A genomic region of bacterium contains the following coding sequences:
- a CDS encoding lipid-A-disaccharide synthase-related protein, which produces MTPRLLIVSNGYGEDLEAAQIVRALPPGRVEVAAYPLVGLGHSFPRGVDLLDPRRDFPSGGFGIRAGWQSMWADLRGGWLAFWRRQRRTLRAQRGKAGVVLAAGDVYCLGMAAAAGGPTVYLALPKSEYVSPHSPLERSLIRRFADRVFARDEVTADALRRRGIDAQYVGFTLMDTLALTGETFGLPDGRPAVTLLPGSKPPAFENLNLLLRAMDLVAARLTPAPDVLVAWPPNLAGERLRRTIEAAGGTWSDPRHFRAGALDVTVASDHFADALARGTVVLGMAGAAHEQAAGLGKPIVAFPGTGPQFTPAFLAEQQRLLGDALVATRSAEEAAEAIVRLLSDPAERDRRGRVGRERQGGPGGAAAIAHYLLQRLAA; this is translated from the coding sequence GTGACGCCGCGCCTCCTGATCGTCAGCAACGGCTACGGCGAGGATCTCGAGGCGGCGCAGATCGTCCGGGCGCTGCCGCCGGGGCGCGTCGAGGTCGCCGCCTATCCGCTGGTCGGCCTGGGGCATTCGTTCCCGCGGGGTGTCGATCTGCTCGATCCGCGGCGCGACTTTCCGAGCGGCGGCTTCGGCATCCGCGCCGGATGGCAGAGCATGTGGGCGGATTTGCGGGGGGGCTGGCTCGCGTTTTGGCGCCGGCAGCGGCGGACGCTGCGCGCGCAGCGGGGCAAGGCCGGAGTCGTGCTGGCGGCGGGCGACGTGTACTGCCTCGGGATGGCGGCCGCGGCGGGCGGCCCGACCGTGTACCTCGCGCTGCCGAAGTCGGAGTACGTCTCGCCGCATTCGCCGCTCGAGCGTTCGCTCATCCGGCGATTTGCCGACCGGGTCTTCGCGCGCGACGAGGTCACGGCGGACGCGCTGCGGCGCCGGGGGATCGACGCGCAGTACGTCGGCTTCACGCTGATGGACACGCTGGCGCTGACGGGGGAGACGTTCGGCTTGCCGGACGGGCGTCCCGCTGTGACGCTGCTGCCCGGAAGCAAGCCGCCCGCGTTCGAGAACCTCAACCTGCTCCTCCGGGCGATGGATCTCGTGGCGGCGCGCCTGACGCCGGCGCCGGACGTGCTCGTCGCATGGCCGCCCAACCTCGCGGGCGAGCGGCTGCGGCGCACGATCGAAGCCGCCGGCGGGACCTGGAGCGACCCGCGGCACTTCCGCGCCGGCGCGCTCGACGTCACCGTGGCCTCGGACCATTTTGCCGATGCTCTGGCGCGAGGGACCGTGGTCCTCGGCATGGCCGGCGCAGCGCACGAGCAGGCGGCGGGCCTCGGGAAGCCGATCGTGGCGTTTCCGGGCACCGGGCCCCAATTCACGCCCGCGTTCCTCGCGGAACAGCAGCGGCTGCTCGGTGACGCGCTCGTTGCGACCCGTTCGGCGGAAGAGGCCGCGGAGGCGATCGTGCGCCTGCTGAGCGACCCGGCCGAGCGCGACCGGCGGGGACGCGTCGGGCGCGAGCGGCAGGGCGGGCCCGGCGGCGCCGCGGCGATCGCCCACTATCTGCTCCAACGGCTCGCGGCGTAG
- a CDS encoding GHMP kinase has protein sequence MIITRTPLRISFAGGGSDFPAVYERGSGAVVATAIDKYMYITVNRKFDDKIRASYSTTEMVDRVDDLKHELIREALRTTGISGGIEITSISDIPSRGTGLGSSSTYTVGLLHALHAFAGRHVGAKRLAEEACEIELGRLGKPIGKQDQYIAAYGGLQFIRFEPDGVLVEPLLPGGEFRRGLEAHLLLLYTGFTRRADSILAEQQRNFEDGAAALSDAARLRDLALDLRAAILDRRLDTVGEILDAGWKIKRGLASGISSPQIDEWYDRARAAGAVGGKVVGAGGGGFLLLFAAPRDHARIVERLPELRRIPIHLEPFGSRIIYVEE, from the coding sequence GTGATCATTACGCGCACACCGCTTCGCATCAGCTTCGCCGGCGGCGGGTCGGACTTTCCGGCGGTCTACGAGCGCGGATCCGGGGCCGTCGTCGCGACCGCGATCGACAAGTACATGTACATCACCGTCAACCGGAAGTTCGACGACAAGATCCGCGCGAGCTACTCCACAACGGAGATGGTGGACCGCGTGGACGATCTCAAGCACGAGTTGATCCGCGAAGCGCTGCGGACGACCGGGATCAGCGGCGGGATCGAAATCACTTCGATCTCCGACATTCCGTCCCGCGGCACCGGGCTCGGCTCCTCCAGCACCTACACGGTCGGGCTGCTGCACGCGCTCCACGCTTTCGCGGGCCGCCACGTCGGCGCGAAGCGGCTCGCGGAGGAAGCCTGCGAGATCGAGCTCGGCCGCCTCGGCAAGCCGATCGGCAAGCAGGACCAGTACATCGCCGCGTACGGGGGACTGCAGTTCATCCGGTTCGAGCCGGACGGCGTCCTGGTCGAGCCGCTCTTGCCCGGCGGCGAGTTCCGGCGCGGGCTCGAGGCGCATCTGCTGCTCCTCTACACCGGGTTCACGCGGCGGGCCGACTCGATTCTCGCCGAACAGCAGCGCAACTTCGAGGACGGCGCCGCGGCGCTGAGCGACGCGGCGCGGCTGCGCGACCTGGCGCTCGACCTGCGCGCCGCGATCCTCGACCGCCGGCTCGACACGGTCGGCGAGATCCTCGACGCCGGGTGGAAGATCAAGCGCGGGCTCGCGAGCGGCATCTCGAGCCCGCAGATCGATGAGTGGTACGATCGGGCCCGCGCGGCGGGCGCCGTCGGCGGGAAGGTGGTGGGCGCCGGAGGCGGCGGCTTCCTGCTGTTGTTCGCCGCGCCGCGCGACCACGCGCGGATCGTCGAGCGCCTGCCGGAGCTGCGGCGGATCCCGATTCACCTCGAACCGTTCGGGAGCCGGATCATCTATGTCGAGGAGTAG
- a CDS encoding M48 family metalloprotease, which yields MFTVRRIAIVALAVAFATAGTFPVAGRAPAANAALFSVSEQQEIQIGREVERQLAQKPGFVDDPGLTENLTEIGHKLAAVSERPKLPWTYHILRDSSVNAIAAPGGYIFATRGLFGFVKSQDELAFVIGHETTHVAHRHAVDLAQKDMELQFGAVILSQVLFGGSWSASILSQIGRNMIDAKFSRDKEYEADHYGVIYARKAGYDPTQSIAFFDRLRTQEKTQPGLARAFESHPETPARIGAVCTELTGMGYHITCPVAPASAGRPASPGGPAGSTPAQPAGTPALAPSQEHN from the coding sequence GTGTTCACCGTTCGACGTATCGCGATCGTCGCGCTCGCGGTTGCATTCGCGACCGCGGGGACGTTCCCGGTGGCGGGGCGGGCCCCGGCCGCCAACGCGGCGCTCTTCAGCGTGAGCGAGCAGCAGGAGATCCAGATCGGGCGTGAGGTCGAGCGGCAGCTCGCCCAAAAGCCCGGCTTCGTCGACGACCCGGGGTTGACCGAGAATCTCACCGAGATCGGACACAAGCTGGCCGCGGTCTCGGAGCGGCCCAAATTGCCCTGGACGTACCACATCCTGCGCGACAGCAGCGTGAACGCGATCGCCGCGCCCGGCGGGTACATCTTCGCGACGCGCGGGCTGTTCGGCTTCGTCAAATCCCAGGACGAGCTGGCCTTCGTGATCGGGCACGAGACCACGCACGTCGCGCACCGGCACGCCGTCGATCTGGCGCAGAAGGACATGGAACTCCAGTTTGGCGCCGTGATTCTCTCGCAGGTGTTGTTCGGCGGCAGCTGGTCCGCCTCGATCTTGAGCCAGATCGGCCGGAACATGATCGACGCGAAGTTCTCGCGCGACAAAGAGTACGAGGCGGACCATTACGGCGTCATCTACGCCCGGAAGGCGGGATACGACCCGACGCAGTCGATCGCGTTCTTCGACCGGCTGCGCACCCAGGAAAAGACCCAGCCGGGGCTCGCCCGGGCCTTCGAGAGCCACCCGGAGACGCCGGCGCGCATCGGCGCCGTCTGCACCGAGTTGACCGGGATGGGCTACCACATCACCTGTCCGGTGGCGCCGGCCTCGGCCGGCCGTCCCGCCTCGCCGGGTGGTCCGGCGGGATCGACCCCGGCCCAGCCCGCGGGCACGCCGGCCCTCGCCCCGTCGCAGGAGCACAACTAA
- a CDS encoding glycosyltransferase — protein MEISVIIPTYNNREVLRETIRALRDQTLASELYEIVVVDDGSTDGTAEMLAEAQRQPGAAVRCVTEANRGRSAARNLGVRSAEGRIVVFLDSDLWATPTLLAEHHRHYPAGAAGRGVQGRTITHPESRVTPFMKVKEMTPDLTIRRRRDLSPFHVTTRNCSMLRQDVLEAGGFDETFSGYGWEDIELAIRMHGRGVRFEYEPLALGYHHHVEDLMGVREKLRQAGVGAVYFWRKYHRAPRIGIFLEIAPFMLPVKWLVYRTPLITPLIWWIVPRAEARGWLLILNECYSFLLWEAFYEGVFRALRSPDATARASAAPQPVRPATGRSDAVYREPAAGRSEGR, from the coding sequence ATGGAGATTAGCGTCATCATCCCCACGTACAACAACCGCGAGGTGCTGCGGGAGACGATCCGGGCGCTGCGGGACCAGACCCTGGCGTCCGAATTGTACGAGATCGTCGTGGTGGACGACGGCAGCACGGACGGCACCGCGGAGATGCTGGCCGAGGCGCAGCGGCAGCCGGGCGCGGCGGTCCGCTGCGTCACCGAGGCCAACCGCGGCCGCTCCGCGGCCCGGAACCTCGGCGTGCGCAGCGCGGAAGGCCGCATCGTCGTCTTCCTGGATTCCGACCTCTGGGCCACGCCGACGCTGCTGGCCGAGCACCACCGGCACTATCCGGCCGGCGCCGCGGGCCGGGGCGTCCAGGGCCGCACGATCACCCATCCGGAGTCGCGCGTCACGCCGTTCATGAAGGTCAAGGAGATGACACCCGACCTCACGATCCGCCGGCGCCGCGACCTCTCCCCGTTTCACGTGACGACGCGCAACTGCTCGATGCTCCGGCAGGACGTGCTGGAGGCCGGCGGCTTCGACGAGACGTTCAGCGGCTACGGCTGGGAGGACATCGAGCTCGCGATCCGGATGCACGGGCGCGGGGTGCGGTTCGAGTACGAGCCGCTCGCGCTCGGATACCACCATCACGTCGAAGATCTGATGGGCGTGCGGGAGAAGCTGCGTCAGGCCGGCGTCGGCGCCGTCTACTTCTGGCGCAAGTACCACCGCGCGCCGCGCATCGGGATCTTTCTCGAGATCGCGCCGTTCATGCTGCCGGTGAAGTGGCTGGTCTACCGCACGCCGCTGATCACGCCGCTGATCTGGTGGATCGTGCCCCGGGCAGAGGCGCGCGGGTGGCTGTTGATTCTGAATGAATGCTACAGTTTTCTGCTGTGGGAAGCGTTCTACGAGGGCGTGTTCCGGGCGCTCAGGTCGCCCGACGCGACGGCACGCGCGTCCGCGGCGCCGCAGCCGGTGCGTCCCGCCACGGGCCGCAGCGACGCCGTGTACCGCGAGCCGGCGGCGGGACGAAGCGAGGGCCGGTAA
- a CDS encoding glycosyltransferase family 39 protein, whose product MRNRERVWAAAVLAAAVILTFYRLGAGTLWDQDETKYAQVAREILQTGDPITLHVNGSPWYVHPPLYMWLVAATGRIAGFSTFTVRLWSGAGSVLAVYATMLLGCALFNARTGILAGAVLAVTFHFLVQSRLAVFDTVLLAFMLLATYRAVLGYRRGRAADHLWFFIFAGVATLTKGPIGLVLPGLVMAAFVTVRRAWSRWREVPWAAGLVLYALIGLSWYAAEALLHGPAFVRTVLGYYGVGRFFGVVENQAGPWYYYVPILVLGAFPWSAFWPAAAVWHGRRLRDDGSLFVVLWCGIVIVFYSIAQTKLPNYVLPVYPLAAVGVAAMWDRLLERRPDAGAWRLTASAALLAALVAALEWGIGHYLSGLYPRQYHEFSRVLIPPGIALAAGAAVAIALLVAGRRAAAFVAFCAAMALTWLGVITWVVPLVEAQKPMPVAARAIAEAWRPGDRIVGYRLDIYSSLIYYSGHRVEWLDTPLELANDACLPGRAFIVIAKSERPHVALPKGLTMLSSPDGVDVLVKPADLKCP is encoded by the coding sequence ATGCGGAACCGCGAGCGCGTGTGGGCGGCGGCCGTGCTGGCCGCCGCGGTCATTCTGACCTTTTACCGCCTCGGCGCCGGCACGCTCTGGGATCAAGACGAGACAAAGTACGCGCAGGTCGCGCGCGAGATCCTCCAGACCGGCGACCCCATCACGCTCCACGTGAACGGCAGTCCGTGGTACGTGCACCCGCCGCTCTACATGTGGCTGGTCGCGGCGACGGGCCGGATCGCCGGGTTCAGCACGTTTACCGTTCGCCTCTGGTCGGGCGCCGGGAGTGTGCTCGCGGTGTACGCGACGATGCTGCTCGGCTGCGCGCTGTTCAACGCGCGTACCGGCATCCTGGCCGGTGCCGTCCTCGCGGTCACCTTTCACTTCCTCGTGCAGTCGCGGCTCGCCGTCTTCGATACGGTGCTGCTTGCCTTCATGCTCCTCGCCACCTACCGCGCGGTGCTCGGCTACCGGCGGGGGCGCGCGGCGGACCACCTGTGGTTTTTCATCTTTGCCGGTGTCGCGACCCTGACGAAGGGCCCGATCGGCCTCGTCTTGCCGGGCCTCGTGATGGCGGCGTTCGTCACGGTGCGGCGGGCGTGGTCTCGGTGGCGGGAAGTGCCCTGGGCCGCGGGGCTCGTCCTGTACGCGCTGATCGGCCTGTCCTGGTACGCCGCGGAGGCGCTGCTGCACGGTCCGGCGTTTGTCCGGACGGTGCTGGGCTACTACGGCGTCGGGCGGTTCTTCGGCGTCGTGGAGAATCAGGCCGGGCCCTGGTACTACTACGTTCCGATCCTCGTGCTCGGCGCGTTTCCGTGGAGCGCCTTTTGGCCCGCCGCGGCGGTCTGGCACGGCCGGCGGCTCCGCGACGACGGCAGCCTGTTCGTCGTGCTGTGGTGCGGCATCGTCATCGTCTTCTACTCGATCGCGCAGACCAAATTGCCGAATTATGTCCTGCCGGTGTATCCTCTGGCCGCGGTCGGCGTCGCGGCGATGTGGGACCGTCTGCTCGAGCGGCGGCCGGACGCGGGCGCATGGCGGTTGACCGCCTCCGCCGCGCTGCTGGCCGCGCTGGTGGCGGCGCTCGAGTGGGGCATCGGGCACTACCTTTCGGGCCTGTACCCCCGGCAGTACCACGAGTTCAGCCGGGTCCTGATTCCGCCCGGCATCGCCCTCGCCGCCGGGGCCGCGGTCGCGATCGCGCTTCTCGTCGCGGGACGCCGCGCGGCCGCGTTCGTCGCGTTCTGCGCCGCGATGGCGCTCACCTGGCTCGGCGTGATCACGTGGGTCGTCCCGCTCGTGGAGGCGCAGAAGCCGATGCCGGTCGCGGCCCGCGCGATCGCCGAGGCGTGGCGCCCCGGCGATCGAATCGTGGGCTACCGGCTCGATATCTACTCGTCGCTGATCTATTACTCGGGGCACCGCGTGGAGTGGCTCGACACGCCGCTGGAACTGGCCAACGACGCCTGCCTGCCGGGCCGGGCGTTCATCGTCATCGCCAAGTCCGAGCGGCCGCACGTGGCGCTGCCGAAAGGACTGACCATGTTGTCATCGCCCGATGGCGTCGACGTGCTGGTGAAGCCGGCGGACCTCAAGTGCCCCTAG
- a CDS encoding GDP-mannose 4,6-dehydratase: MTPAIRRALITGVTGSGGSYLAEYILNSRPEVEVHGIARRHSADRYRDLFAGRVTVHECDLVDFAAVLSVLERAKPDGIFHLAALANVRASFDTPGIVLQNNIAGTSNLFEAVRRLGLDPLIQLCSTSEVYGQVDPKDVPIREDAPMRPVSPYAVSKAAQDLLGWSYFAAYGMRIVRTRMFTYLNPRRADLFATSFARQVAWIEAGLQDELTHGNLDSVRTFIDIRDAMRAYWVALLRCRPGEAYNIGGTTTLTVGECLDRLIALSRVPIRTRLDPALLRPKDVTLQIPCVDKFRAETGWAPEIGFDESLANLLEHWRREARLVRGRGAPRVPEAEPRP, translated from the coding sequence GTGACGCCGGCCATCCGCCGCGCCCTCATTACCGGCGTGACCGGCTCGGGGGGCAGCTACCTCGCCGAGTACATTCTGAACAGCCGGCCGGAGGTCGAGGTCCACGGCATCGCCCGCCGGCACAGCGCGGACCGGTACCGCGACCTGTTCGCCGGACGCGTGACCGTCCACGAATGCGACCTCGTGGACTTCGCCGCCGTGCTGTCGGTGCTCGAGCGGGCGAAGCCGGACGGCATCTTCCATCTCGCGGCACTCGCCAACGTGCGCGCGTCGTTCGACACCCCGGGCATCGTGCTGCAGAACAACATCGCCGGCACGAGCAACCTGTTCGAGGCGGTCCGGCGGCTGGGCCTCGACCCGCTGATCCAGCTCTGCAGCACGTCGGAAGTGTACGGCCAGGTCGACCCCAAGGACGTCCCGATCCGCGAAGACGCGCCGATGCGGCCGGTCAGCCCGTACGCCGTCTCCAAGGCTGCGCAGGATCTCCTGGGCTGGAGCTATTTCGCCGCCTACGGGATGCGCATCGTCCGCACCCGGATGTTCACCTATCTCAATCCGAGGCGGGCCGACCTGTTCGCCACGTCGTTTGCCCGCCAGGTCGCCTGGATCGAAGCCGGACTGCAGGACGAGCTCACCCACGGGAACCTCGACTCCGTCCGCACGTTCATCGACATCCGCGACGCGATGCGCGCCTACTGGGTGGCCCTGCTGCGGTGCCGGCCCGGCGAAGCCTACAACATCGGCGGCACGACCACGTTGACCGTCGGCGAGTGCCTCGACCGGCTGATCGCGTTGAGCCGCGTCCCCATCCGGACACGGCTGGATCCGGCGCTGCTGCGGCCCAAGGACGTCACGCTGCAGATTCCGTGCGTAGACAAGTTCCGCGCGGAAACGGGCTGGGCGCCCGAGATCGGCTTTGACGAGAGTCTCGCGAACCTGCTGGAACACTGGCGGCGGGAAGCGCGGCTCGTCCGCGGCCGCGGGGCGCCGCGGGTGCCCGAAGCTGAGCCCCGCCCGTGA
- a CDS encoding NUDIX hydrolase, producing MKPGARKGGRPLEPWTVLGTTQVYSAPPWITVSVDRVRLPDGRVIDDYRQVTLPEFVVVFAQTPDGRVIVERQYRHGARAVTLTLPAGMREPGEDPLACARRELLEETGYVSDDWRPLGAFVPNGTYGCGTANFFAARGVRRVAERATDDLEDTEMLLLTVEELAAAVRDGRASILSTVAAFALATHPLLTPKP from the coding sequence GTGAAGCCGGGGGCGCGAAAGGGCGGCCGCCCGCTCGAGCCGTGGACGGTCCTCGGAACGACGCAGGTCTATTCCGCGCCGCCCTGGATCACGGTCTCGGTCGACCGCGTTCGGCTCCCCGACGGCCGGGTGATCGACGACTACCGGCAGGTGACGCTGCCGGAGTTCGTGGTCGTCTTCGCGCAAACGCCCGATGGGCGCGTGATCGTGGAGCGGCAGTACCGGCACGGCGCCCGCGCCGTGACGCTGACGCTGCCGGCCGGTATGCGGGAGCCGGGCGAGGATCCGCTCGCCTGCGCCCGGCGCGAGCTCCTCGAAGAAACGGGGTACGTGTCGGACGACTGGCGGCCGCTCGGCGCGTTCGTCCCCAACGGCACCTACGGATGCGGCACCGCCAATTTCTTCGCGGCGCGCGGCGTCCGGCGTGTCGCGGAGCGCGCGACGGACGACCTCGAGGACACCGAGATGCTGCTCTTGACCGTCGAGGAGCTGGCCGCGGCCGTCCGCGACGGCCGCGCCTCGATCCTGAGCACGGTCGCGGCCTTCGCGCTGGCCACGCATCCGCTGCTCACGCCGAAACCGTAG
- a CDS encoding ABC transporter ATP-binding protein: protein MADLRRLAAFLRPYTVQLIGGVGAAVLVAVAWLYVPRYLGQQADRIIQTGSLGILNRAALVVLGIYIFRSICLYVQLSLLAFVGHRLVADLRARIFHRVQGWSLARFAAWHSGEVISRTIQDTQLIEQRLLGGIVDVITTGLTLAGIIVMVFLINWRLAVLTFFTLPAFVLAARLFGGEVHKISTRAQRQVASLTALIKESVIGARVIRAFVQESREEQRFGRENERTFQANYGIRRLIAVEVSLVSLLTALALVLVLWGGAQYVARHEMTPGSLLAFLGYLALAMDPAMSLTRLYSEARQAMAGLERVYELLDVPETVRNAPGAIPMPRLRGRVRFSHVSLAYEPDRLALRDITFEVQPGEHVAIVGPSGAGKTSLVNLIPRFYDPTGGTVEIDGYDLRRVTIASLRAQIGLVPQETILFAGTIAENIAYGRPRASRAEIEQAARVANAHGFIAALARGYDTDLGEDGMQLSGGQRQRLAFARAVLNDPAIYILDEATSALDAESEEAIQDAMARLTERRTTFIVAHRLSTVRSADRIVVMLDGQIAETGRHDELASREGPYSRLVRSQLLEEAAVPVTVPAGRPAGPAAVKSPPAS, encoded by the coding sequence ATGGCGGATTTGCGGCGGCTCGCCGCGTTTCTGCGCCCGTACACGGTCCAGCTGATCGGCGGCGTCGGCGCGGCGGTCCTGGTGGCCGTCGCCTGGCTGTACGTGCCGCGGTACCTCGGCCAACAGGCCGACCGGATCATCCAGACCGGCAGCCTCGGCATCCTCAACCGCGCCGCGCTGGTCGTCCTGGGCATCTACATCTTCCGCAGCATCTGCCTCTACGTGCAGCTATCGCTGCTGGCGTTCGTGGGCCACCGCCTCGTCGCCGACCTGCGGGCGCGCATCTTCCACCGCGTGCAGGGGTGGTCGCTCGCGCGCTTCGCGGCGTGGCACAGCGGGGAAGTCATCTCGCGGACCATCCAGGACACACAGTTGATCGAGCAGCGCCTCCTGGGCGGCATCGTCGACGTCATCACGACCGGGCTGACCCTCGCCGGGATCATCGTGATGGTCTTCCTGATCAACTGGCGCCTGGCGGTGCTGACGTTCTTCACCCTGCCGGCGTTCGTGCTGGCGGCGCGGTTGTTCGGCGGGGAAGTGCACAAGATCTCCACGCGCGCGCAGCGGCAGGTCGCCTCCCTCACCGCGCTGATCAAAGAGTCGGTGATCGGCGCGCGCGTCATCCGCGCGTTCGTGCAGGAGTCGCGCGAGGAGCAGCGGTTCGGGCGCGAGAACGAGCGCACGTTCCAGGCCAACTACGGCATCCGCCGCCTCATCGCCGTGGAGGTCTCGCTGGTCAGCCTGCTGACCGCGCTCGCGCTGGTGCTGGTGCTGTGGGGCGGCGCGCAGTACGTCGCGCGCCACGAAATGACCCCGGGCTCGCTGCTCGCGTTCCTCGGGTACCTTGCCCTCGCGATGGATCCCGCGATGAGCCTGACGCGGCTCTACTCCGAGGCGCGGCAGGCGATGGCGGGGCTCGAGCGCGTCTATGAGCTGCTCGACGTGCCGGAGACGGTTCGCAACGCGCCGGGCGCGATCCCGATGCCGCGCCTCCGGGGGCGCGTCCGATTTTCGCACGTCTCCCTCGCCTACGAGCCGGACCGCCTCGCGCTGCGCGATATCACGTTCGAGGTGCAGCCCGGCGAGCACGTCGCGATCGTCGGACCAAGCGGCGCCGGCAAGACCAGCCTCGTGAACCTCATCCCGCGCTTCTACGATCCGACCGGGGGGACGGTGGAGATCGACGGCTACGATCTCCGGCGCGTCACGATCGCCTCGCTGCGGGCGCAGATCGGCTTGGTCCCGCAGGAGACGATCCTCTTCGCGGGCACCATCGCGGAGAACATCGCCTACGGCCGGCCCCGGGCCTCGCGCGCGGAGATCGAGCAGGCGGCCCGAGTCGCGAACGCGCACGGCTTCATCGCGGCCCTGGCGCGGGGCTACGACACCGACCTGGGCGAGGACGGCATGCAGCTGTCGGGCGGGCAGCGGCAGCGGCTCGCGTTCGCCCGGGCGGTGCTGAACGACCCGGCGATCTACATCCTCGACGAGGCCACCTCCGCGCTCGACGCCGAGTCGGAGGAGGCGATCCAGGACGCGATGGCGCGGCTCACCGAGCGGCGTACGACGTTCATCGTGGCGCACCGGCTCTCGACCGTGCGCAGCGCGGACCGGATCGTCGTCATGCTGGACGGACAGATCGCCGAGACGGGCCGGCACGACGAGCTCGCGTCGCGCGAGGGTCCGTACAGCCGGCTCGTCCGCAGCCAGCTGCTCGAGGAGGCCGCCGTTCCGGTGACGGTGCCTGCCGGACGGCCCGCGGGACCGGCCGCCGTGAAATCACCGCCGGCGTCGTGA
- a CDS encoding SIS domain-containing protein produces the protein MTVAPGTARAAMDDHVFRLRAALAAVDTSDLVAAAERLWQITRAGGLLLIAGNGGSAANASHMAVDLGKAALGRPPRAGAPRIRAVALGDASSVVTAWANDGAYETAFAEQVTTLAREGDAVLLLSVSGHSPNIVAAARAARVAGAGVFALLGGDGGAVRALADHAIVVPSDDYQVVEDAHLAINHMLTTYIRLALGVAAPRVGSGGTAGPRPAGPRAARRRR, from the coding sequence ATGACCGTGGCGCCCGGCACGGCCCGCGCCGCGATGGACGACCACGTCTTCCGGCTCCGCGCGGCCCTCGCCGCGGTCGACACTTCGGACCTCGTGGCCGCGGCCGAGCGGCTCTGGCAGATCACGCGCGCCGGGGGGCTCCTCCTCATCGCCGGGAACGGCGGCAGCGCCGCGAACGCGTCCCACATGGCGGTCGATCTCGGCAAGGCGGCGCTGGGCCGCCCGCCCCGCGCCGGTGCCCCCCGGATTCGCGCCGTCGCCCTCGGCGACGCGTCCAGCGTGGTGACGGCCTGGGCCAACGACGGCGCCTACGAGACGGCGTTTGCGGAGCAGGTAACGACCCTCGCCCGGGAGGGAGACGCCGTCCTGCTGCTCTCGGTCAGCGGACATTCGCCGAACATCGTGGCGGCGGCGCGCGCCGCGCGCGTCGCGGGGGCCGGCGTGTTCGCGCTCCTCGGCGGGGACGGCGGCGCGGTGCGGGCGCTGGCGGACCACGCGATCGTGGTGCCGAGCGACGATTACCAGGTCGTCGAGGATGCGCACCTTGCGATCAATCACATGCTAACGACGTACATTCGCCTGGCGCTGGGGGTCGCGGCGCCGCGCGTCGGATCGGGAGGAACGGCCGGGCCGCGTCCGGCCGGGCCGCGCGCGGCCCGGCGCCGTCGTTAG
- a CDS encoding glycosyltransferase family A protein, whose protein sequence is MSLTASVITPTRNRAAMLARCLQYLSDQSLAPDRYEILVVDDASTDETRTVVEAAVRSSRCAVRPFWLRERRGVPGARNHAIREARGDVIVFVDSDNFAAPSFLAAHVAIHEAHPNAVGRGPVILTRSYEQPFAVRGGLLDLSTAYFDTDNASVRRRHLDQVGLFDEVFYPYGWEGLDLGFRLRALGLRRVYRRDAALYHYHEEVSPGSLEGLLAKEAERARTAWLFYEKHPTLEARFALQFTPFHHALNTVQRVFGVVGPANVEACVRWADRAGVPGLGRILLSGVLNAHYLAHLYANGQMRPGSRAHGD, encoded by the coding sequence GTGAGCCTCACCGCGAGCGTCATCACCCCGACGCGCAATCGGGCCGCGATGCTGGCCCGGTGCCTGCAGTACCTCTCGGACCAGTCGCTGGCGCCGGACCGGTACGAGATCCTGGTGGTGGACGACGCCTCCACCGACGAGACGCGGACCGTGGTCGAGGCCGCGGTGCGGAGCTCGCGCTGCGCGGTGCGGCCGTTTTGGCTGCGGGAGCGGCGGGGCGTGCCGGGCGCGCGGAACCACGCGATCCGCGAGGCGCGCGGGGACGTCATCGTCTTCGTGGACAGCGACAACTTCGCGGCGCCGTCGTTTTTAGCCGCGCACGTGGCGATTCACGAGGCGCACCCGAACGCCGTCGGCCGCGGCCCGGTCATCCTCACGCGGTCGTACGAGCAGCCGTTTGCCGTCCGCGGCGGTCTGCTCGACCTCTCGACGGCGTATTTCGATACCGACAACGCCTCGGTGCGGCGCCGCCACCTCGACCAGGTCGGCCTCTTCGACGAGGTGTTCTACCCCTACGGCTGGGAGGGCCTCGACCTGGGCTTCCGCCTGCGCGCGCTCGGCCTCCGCCGCGTCTACCGCCGGGACGCCGCTCTGTACCACTATCACGAAGAGGTCTCGCCGGGGAGCCTCGAGGGGCTGCTCGCCAAGGAGGCGGAGCGGGCCCGCACCGCGTGGCTCTTCTACGAAAAGCACCCGACGCTCGAGGCGCGCTTCGCCCTGCAGTTCACGCCGTTCCACCACGCGCTCAACACGGTGCAGCGGGTGTTCGGCGTAGTGGGCCCCGCCAACGTCGAAGCCTGCGTCCGCTGGGCCGACCGGGCCGGCGTGCCGGGCCTCGGGCGAATCCTCCTCTCCGGCGTGCTCAACGCGCACTATCTCGCCCATCTCTATGCGAACGGCCAGATGCGGCCGGGAAGCCGGGCCCATGGAGATTAG